In one window of Methanoculleus chikugoensis DNA:
- the nrdD gene encoding anaerobic ribonucleoside-triphosphate reductase has translation MRLTRKSTQATLFGEFVPTFPKVRTSRGFLLDWDRNRIVRQILEETRLVETFYGYEGADEETAKDIARRVEKKIQMLGLQSLSGPLIREIVNMTLLERGLVPYRNVCTRVGTPVFDAHLIDVGRGFEAHDNANLQENAETSHKKKADKISKEQYLLQLPPDLADHHLRGDLHIHDLEYFGTRPFCIDGSTVVPLRMENRTRSIRLDELPIDGDAWLPQDLSALTPGGWRRVAKVTRRRVKPGEMRRIRTSSGRTLRVTGEHRIPVRTDEGMAVRRADEVRPGDAFYRISAADGLRGETIGTIDLVRELSASVPAELLGNVYVRGAEGIFSHVVQSRQAASYAEISRELGVEHQKQWYTRGIMPVALFAAFSRRYGIEDYAGVTIGAAGSEHELPALLTLTPELVRLLGFFVSEGNYNAAPAVGQYNLAITENRQAPAIQAAACAALNTYATVAGGAPDTTTIYGVEVERNRALQVYFGGKAAYLLFRYVFAIPEGAAGKRLPWIVYHLDDVLLHEFLSALFTGDGSAYYRPEKSDCIVNYTTASPALRQELSLLLTSLGMSPHIVELYGEEERRTLYRLQLNGRKNIETFARYATFLDERQNHIDRFLSAVKGTRTAEREETVVEIGSAEPTGEYVYDLFLDGDGSEESHTFYASDGLLIHNCQDWDLRYFFYYGLMPDGNGTKASVAGPAKRAEVAVLHAVKALGSAQTNFAGGQGYYNFLTFMAPFFEGMDYEEIRQLMQMFVYEMTQMMVARGGQVVFSSVQLSPGVPTLWKDKPCVYRGKVWNGEQAPLRTYGEFEREVRLLFKALMEVMLEGDYWGKPFSFPKPEISIEPDFLTEDEEFNREHPDLPTYQDLYLMTFELASKYGSPYYDNQIPAYRGAGEGISCYQCCAYQFSSLADEDDQFEDKLYFREGKHFSMGSWQVMSINCPRAAYKAEGDQERLFSELKSLMDIAVDLYRIKRRWMSLIRTNGRMPFAMQRPKDPNTGERGAIAVDLEGLVYTIGVVGVNEMVQHFTGHQLHESKEAFRLAVRAMTELEMYARELSKKHNMTIALARTPAETTGQRFAVADLLDERFRDHAIKVIKGDADTALDMLGTTLDLPIYYTNGTHVTPAAPVPLTKRIEIEHVFFPVVDGGNIFHIWLGEARPDPRGLMEMAMNLCRTTQIGYFAFTRDLTVSLKEYRELKPARQDRATGAGTSPAADRADA, from the coding sequence ATGAGGTTGACCCGCAAGTCGACACAGGCGACTCTATTCGGGGAGTTCGTTCCGACGTTCCCGAAGGTCAGGACATCCCGCGGCTTCCTCCTCGACTGGGACCGGAACCGGATCGTCAGGCAGATTCTGGAGGAGACCCGGCTCGTGGAGACCTTCTACGGCTACGAGGGGGCCGACGAGGAGACGGCGAAGGATATCGCCCGGAGAGTCGAGAAGAAGATCCAGATGCTGGGTCTTCAGTCGCTCTCCGGCCCCCTGATTCGCGAGATCGTCAACATGACGCTCCTCGAGCGCGGCCTCGTCCCCTACCGCAACGTCTGCACCCGGGTGGGAACCCCGGTCTTCGATGCGCACCTCATCGACGTCGGGCGCGGGTTCGAGGCGCACGACAACGCGAACCTCCAGGAGAACGCCGAGACATCCCACAAGAAGAAGGCGGACAAGATCAGCAAGGAGCAGTACCTCCTGCAACTCCCCCCGGACCTTGCGGACCACCACCTCCGCGGCGATCTCCACATCCACGACCTGGAATACTTTGGTACTCGCCCGTTCTGTATCGACGGGAGCACGGTTGTGCCCCTGCGGATGGAGAACCGCACCAGGAGTATTCGCCTTGACGAGCTCCCGATCGATGGCGATGCGTGGCTCCCGCAGGACCTCTCTGCACTCACCCCGGGAGGCTGGAGGCGGGTCGCAAAGGTGACTCGCCGGAGGGTGAAGCCGGGCGAGATGCGCCGGATCCGGACGTCCAGCGGACGAACGCTCCGGGTCACCGGCGAGCACCGGATCCCGGTGCGGACCGATGAAGGGATGGCCGTCCGTCGTGCCGACGAGGTCAGGCCCGGGGACGCCTTCTACAGAATCTCCGCGGCCGACGGTCTTCGTGGGGAGACGATCGGAACGATCGATCTCGTCCGGGAACTATCCGCATCGGTTCCGGCCGAACTCCTCGGGAACGTCTACGTCCGCGGTGCCGAAGGGATCTTCAGCCACGTGGTGCAGAGCAGGCAGGCCGCTTCATACGCCGAGATCTCGCGGGAGCTCGGCGTCGAGCACCAGAAGCAGTGGTATACGCGCGGGATCATGCCGGTCGCACTCTTTGCAGCCTTCTCTCGTCGCTACGGCATCGAGGACTACGCCGGGGTCACCATCGGGGCCGCGGGGAGCGAGCACGAACTCCCTGCCCTTCTCACCCTTACGCCGGAACTCGTTCGGCTCCTCGGGTTCTTCGTCTCGGAGGGGAACTATAACGCCGCCCCGGCGGTCGGGCAGTACAACCTCGCGATCACCGAGAACCGGCAGGCGCCCGCGATCCAGGCCGCGGCGTGCGCTGCCCTGAACACCTATGCAACGGTCGCCGGCGGCGCTCCCGACACCACGACCATCTACGGGGTCGAGGTGGAGCGAAACCGGGCGCTGCAGGTCTACTTCGGCGGAAAGGCAGCCTACCTGCTCTTCCGCTACGTCTTTGCCATCCCCGAGGGGGCAGCAGGAAAACGCCTCCCCTGGATCGTCTACCACCTGGACGACGTGCTCCTCCACGAGTTCCTCTCCGCCCTCTTCACCGGGGACGGTTCGGCATACTACCGCCCGGAAAAATCGGACTGCATCGTCAACTACACCACCGCTTCCCCGGCGCTCCGGCAGGAACTCTCGCTCCTGCTCACCTCGCTCGGGATGTCGCCGCATATCGTCGAACTCTACGGCGAAGAAGAGCGGCGGACACTCTACCGGCTCCAGCTCAACGGGAGGAAGAACATCGAGACGTTCGCCCGGTACGCCACATTCCTCGACGAACGGCAGAACCACATCGACAGGTTCCTCTCCGCGGTGAAGGGAACACGGACCGCCGAACGGGAGGAGACGGTTGTCGAGATCGGGTCCGCGGAGCCCACCGGCGAGTACGTCTACGACCTCTTCCTCGACGGCGACGGGAGCGAGGAGAGCCACACGTTCTACGCATCGGACGGCCTCCTCATCCACAACTGCCAGGATTGGGATCTCCGCTACTTCTTCTACTACGGCCTGATGCCCGACGGGAACGGGACGAAGGCCTCGGTCGCCGGCCCCGCGAAGCGGGCCGAGGTGGCGGTCCTCCACGCGGTCAAGGCGCTCGGCTCCGCCCAGACGAACTTCGCCGGCGGCCAGGGCTACTACAACTTCCTCACGTTCATGGCGCCCTTCTTCGAGGGGATGGACTACGAGGAGATCCGGCAGCTGATGCAGATGTTCGTCTACGAGATGACCCAGATGATGGTCGCCCGGGGCGGCCAGGTGGTCTTCTCGTCGGTCCAGCTCTCCCCCGGCGTCCCGACCCTCTGGAAGGACAAGCCCTGCGTCTACCGCGGCAAGGTCTGGAACGGAGAACAGGCGCCGCTCCGGACCTACGGCGAGTTCGAGCGGGAGGTCCGGCTCCTCTTCAAGGCGCTGATGGAGGTGATGCTCGAGGGCGACTACTGGGGCAAGCCCTTCTCCTTCCCGAAACCCGAGATCAGCATCGAGCCCGACTTCCTCACCGAGGACGAGGAGTTCAACCGCGAGCACCCGGATCTCCCGACCTACCAGGATCTCTACCTGATGACGTTCGAGCTCGCGTCCAAGTACGGCAGCCCCTACTACGACAACCAGATCCCCGCCTACCGGGGGGCCGGAGAGGGGATCTCGTGCTATCAATGTTGCGCGTACCAATTTTCCTCCCTCGCCGACGAGGACGACCAGTTCGAGGACAAGCTCTACTTCCGCGAGGGGAAGCACTTCTCGATGGGATCCTGGCAGGTGATGTCGATCAACTGTCCGCGGGCGGCGTACAAGGCGGAGGGCGACCAGGAACGGCTCTTTTCCGAACTGAAATCGCTCATGGACATCGCCGTCGACCTCTACCGTATCAAGCGTCGCTGGATGTCCCTCATCCGGACGAACGGCAGGATGCCGTTTGCGATGCAGCGCCCGAAGGACCCTAACACCGGCGAACGCGGCGCGATTGCCGTGGATCTCGAAGGGCTCGTCTACACCATCGGCGTCGTCGGGGTCAACGAGATGGTGCAGCACTTCACCGGCCACCAGCTCCACGAGTCGAAGGAGGCGTTCCGCCTCGCCGTCCGGGCGATGACCGAACTCGAGATGTACGCGCGCGAACTCTCGAAGAAGCACAACATGACGATCGCCCTCGCCCGCACCCCGGCGGAGACGACCGGCCAGCGGTTCGCGGTCGCCGACCTCCTCGACGAGCGGTTCCGCGACCACGCGATCAAGGTCATCAAGGGCGACGCGGATACGGCGCTCGATATGCTCGGCACGACGCTCGATCTCCCCATCTACTACACGAACGGCACCCACGTCACCCCGGCGGCCCCCGTCCCGCTCACAAAAAGGATCGAGATCGAGCACGTCTTCTTCCCCGTCGTGGACGGCGGCAACATCTTCCATATCTGGCTCGGGGAAGCGCGCCCCGATCCCCGGGGGCTGATGGAAATGGCGATGAACCTCTGCCGGACGACCCAGATCGGCTACTTCGCCTTCACCCGCGACCTGACGGTCTCCCTCAAGGAGTACCGGGAACTGAAACCGGCGCGCCAAGACCGGGCAACCGGTGCCGGCACCTCCCCGGCGGCGGACCGGGCGGATGCCTGA